The nucleotide sequence AGTGCAAACCCGTGCCGCCGTTCATGAAAGGCATTCTCGACAAAGGGGGCCTCATCCCCTACGTCCAGGACCGCTTGGCGGAGCGAGTGTAGGTAAGAAGGAAGAGAAGAGTGCCTCCGGCGGCTGGGGGCCTGAGGCCCCCAGACCCCCCAAATGGGTGAAGGGGGACCGGCTGGCCGAGTGCACTCTCGCATAAATAATTTGCCTTCCATTCAGGGGGTCCGGGGGGATTATCCCCCCGGCCGCCGGAGGCATCTTCAATAATATTTTCGAGGTTAGCACATGCGTTACAATATCTGCGTCATGCCGGGCGACGGCATTGGGCCGGAGATCGTGGCCGAGGCGGTGAAGGTTCTGGACGTGGTCGGCAAGAAGTTCGGCCTGGAGTTCGCCTACACCCAGGCGCTTATCGGCGGCGCGGCCATCGACGCCGTGGGTGTGCCGCTGCCTGATGAGACGGTCGCGGCCTGCAAGGCGGCTGACGCCGTGCTGCTCGGCGCGGTTGGCGGCCCCAAGTGGGACGAGATCGACCCGGCCATCCGCCCGGAAAAGGGCCTGCTTGGCATCCGCAAGGCGTTGGGACTGTTCGCCAACCTGCGTCCGGCCAAGCTGTTCCCGGAGCTGGCCGCCGCCTGCTGTCTGCGCCCGGACATCGTGGGCCAGGGCCTGGACGTCATGGTCATCCGCGAGCTGACCGGCGGCGCGTATTTCGGCGAACCGCGCGGCATTGAGAAGCGCGGCGACGAGGAAGTCGGGTTCAACACCATGGTCTATGCCGAGCACGAAGTGCGCCGCATCGCCAAGGTGGGCTTCGAGACCGCCCGCAAGCGCGGCAAGAAGCTGTGCTCCGTGGACAAGGCCAACGTGCTGGACGTCTCGCGCCTGTGGCGCAAGGTGGTCCTGGAAGTGGCCAAGGACTACCCGGACGTGGAGTTGAGCCACATGTACGTGGACAACGCGGCCATGCAGCTCGTGCGCGCTCCGTCGCAGTTCGACGTCATCGTGACGGAAAACCTTTTCGGCGACATCCTGTCCGACGAAGCGGCGGTCATCACCGGTTCCATCGGCATGTTGCCCTCGGCTTCCCTTGGCGCGGCCAACCCGGGCCTGTACGAGCCCATCCACGGCTCGGCCCCGGACATCGCCGGCCAGGACAAGGCCAACCCCCTGGCCACCATCCTGTCCGTGGCCATGATGCTCAAGCATTCCTTTGACCAGCCCGCCGCCGCCGAGGCCATCGAAGCCGCCTGCGCCAAGGTGCTGGCCGACGGCTACCGCACCGGCGACATCATGGAGCCGGGCAAGACCCTGGTCGGCTGCAAAGCCATGGGGCAGTTGGTGGTCGAGCGTTTGGGATAGTCATTCTCGTTTGTTTTCAGCTCATTAAAGCGTCACGGGCAGGAGACCCCCTCGGGGCTGGTTCTCCTGCCCGTTTTTGCGTACAACGCGCGCGAAGCCGATGAAGGTTCTGACGGAACCCTCTTGCCACGCTATCGGGGATTCCAAAGGGCGAGAGCCCTTTGGCCGCCGGAGGCTTCCTCCTGATCCTATGGCCGGCTCCACGAAATAACTTCCAGCCAAACGACGCACTCCCCATGGCCAAAGTCAGTCTGCAAAATATTTCCAAGGCCTATGCCGGCCGCGACCTGTTTAGGGAATTCTCCCTGGAGATCCCCGGCGGTACGCGCCTGGCCGTGGTCGGCCAGAACGGCGCGGGCAAGTCCACGCTTCTTAAACTCATTGCCGGCGTGTCCGAACCCGACAGCGGCCGGATGGTCCTCTCCACCGGCGCGCGCCTGGGCTATGTGGCCCAGGAAATGGACGCTTCCGATCTCGGCATGTCGCTTTTAGCCTGGGTCATGGCCGCGCTGCCGTCCTGGAAGGAATTCTGGCAACGCTACGACGCGGCCGTGGCCGCCGGCGACGAGGCGGCCATGACGGCCCTGGCCCACGAGCAGGCCAGCCTCGAACATGCCCTGGGCTACAATCCCGAGCATCGGGCCAAGACCATCCTTTCGGGCCTGGGGTTTGAGGAAAAGCATATGGCCGGCCCCTTGTCCGGCCTGTCCGGCGGCTGGCGCGAGCGGGCCAAGCTCGCCCGGGTGCTCACGGCCGGGGCCGACGTGCTGCTTCTGGACGAACCCACCAACCATCTCGACCTCGAAGCCGTGGCCTGGTTGGAGGCGTTTTTGACCGCCTTCGAGGGCGTGCTCATCTTCGTGGCCCACGACCGGGTGTTTCTCGACCGCGTGGCTACCCACACGCTGTTTTTGGGCGAAACCAAGCCCATCTGGCGGCCCGGGTCGTTCTCCCAGTTTTTGGCCTGGCGCGAGGAGATGGAAAAGCAGTGGGAGCGGCAGGCTGCGGCCATCGACAACAAGATCAAGCAGCACAACGTCTTTATCGACCGCTTCCGCTACAAGTCGAGCAAGGCCCGGCAGGCCCAGAGCAAGCTCAAAAACGTGGAAAAGCTCAACAAGGAGATCGAGAGCCTGCGCGGCGACCGGCCCGACGTGCGCGGCCGCACCCTCGATTTCTCCCTGCCCGAGCCCGAGCGCTGCGACAAGACCGTGTGCGCCGCCGCCGATCTGGCCTACCACTGGCCCGACCGCGCGCCGCTGTGGCCGCCGCTCACCTTTCAGCTGTTCCGGGGCCAGAAGGTGGCGCTCGTCGGCCACAACGGCGCGGGCAAGACCACGCTTCTAAAGCTCATCGTCGGCGTCAACAAACCCAACGACGGCCGGCTGGTCCTCGGCACGGGCGTCAAGCTGGGGTATTTCAGCCAGCACCAGACGGAGATCCTCAATACCGAAGGCACGGTCATGTCCGAGATGCGGCGCATGGCCGGCCCCAAGGCCACGCATCTGGAGTGCTGCTCCACCCTGGGGCTGTTCCTTCTGGGCGAGGACTATTGGGACCGCCGGGTGTTCGAGCTCTCCGGCGGCGAGAAGTCGCGGCTGGTGTTGGCGGGTCTCTTTTCGGCGCGGGCCAATTTCCTGGTCCTGGACGAACCCACCAACCACCTGGACCTGGAAAGCCGCGAAGCGCTGGTGCGCGCCCTGGCCGAATATTCGGGCACCATCCTGATGGTCGCCCACGACCGTTATCTCTTGCGCGAGGCCGCCGCCGAGGTCTGGTCCGTGGGGGCTGAGGGGCTGGTCGTTTACGAGGAAGGCTACGCCGCCTACGAGGCGGCCCGGCTGGCCGAGGCCGCCGCCGCGTCCAAGGCCGAGGGGGCGGGCGCGGCCGAGGACAACGCCCAAAGCGCGCCCAAGCTGTCGCGCCAGGAGGACAAGGAGCGCAAGCGCCGGGTGGCCGAGCTGCGAAACGCCCTCTACCGCGACATCAAACCCAAGCGCGAGGCCTTTGAGAAGCTCGAAGCCGAGCTGGAAACCTTGCTGGCCAAGCAGTCCGAAGTCGAGGCCGTCATGGCCGATCCCGAAACCTACGCCCAGCGCGAACTGTTTTCCAAGCTCAGCAAGGAGTACAGCGACCTTTCGCGCGAAGCCGAGGATCTGCTCGCCCGCATGGCCGTCATGGAAGAGGAGATCGCCGATCTGGAGGCCCGCCGGGCCGCCCTGGTGGAGGATGTATGAGCGGGGCCGCCAAAGTTGTCGAGGTGGTGGCCGCCGTCATCTGGAAGGACGGCCGGTATCTCGGCGTCAAGCGCCCCGAGGGCAAGGCCATGGCCGGAGCCTATGAATTTCCAGGCGGTAAGATCGAACCGGGCGAGACGCCGGAGAAGGCGCTGGACCGCGAACTTTGTGAAGAATTGGGCATAAGGCCTGTCACGATTGCCTTTTTCCGCGAAAAAGCGCATGCCTACCAACACCTCTCGGTTCGTCTCCATTTTTTTCACGTCCGGGCGTATGACGGGGAGCCGCTCCCCTTGGAAGGCCAGGACATGGAATGGCTGACGCCCGAACAGGGCAGGACCAGACCGTTTCTGGAGGCCGACCGCGACATCGTGGACGCCCTAGTGGCCGAAACGGCTTGACCCGCCGGCTTATTTGCCGGCAATGCCAACCCCCCTTGAAGAGTTTTTGGGGAAAGGGGGCCCGGGGGAAAACCCCTTTGTGCAAAAAGGGGTTTTCCCCCGGTTCTTCCTTCCCCTCCCCAAAGGAGACGCTGTGCGGATCAGGGAGTTGATGGAGGCCAGGCGGCCGTTTGTTTCGTTGGAGTTTTTCCCGCCCAAGGAGCGTGAGGCCTGGGACGGGTTTTTCGGCGTGGTCGAGAAGCTCATCCCGGTGCGCCCGCTTTTCGTCTCCGTCACCTACGGGGCCGGCGGCAGCACCCATGCCCACACGCTGGAGATCGTCTCGCGCCTGAAGACCGCCTACGGCCTGGAGCCCATGGCCCATCTGACGTGCGTGGGCGCGAGCAAGGACAAGATTCGCGGTTTCCTCGGCGCCCTGGCCCAGGCCGGCGTGGACAACGTCCTGGCCCTTCGCGGCGATCCGCCCAAGGGGCAGGAGACGTTCGTGCCGGATTCCGAGGATTTCCAGCACGCTTCCGATCTCGTGGCCTTCATCCGGGCCGAGTATCCGAACCTGTGCCTGGGCGTGGCCGGCTATCCCGAGTGTCATCCCGAGGCCGTCTCGCCGCAAGAAGATCTGGAGCATCTGCGCCATAAGCTGGCCCTGGGCGGCAGCTTTGCCGTCACCCAGCTCTTTTTCGACAACGACCGCTATTTCGATTTCGTGGCCCGGGCCCGGGCCGCCGGCATTGACGCGCCCATGGTGCCGGGCGTGTTGCCGGTCCTCAGCCTGGCCAGCATCAAGCGGTTTGCCGCCCTGTGCGGCGCGTCGCTGCCGCCGGCCTACATGGCCGAGCTGGAAGCGGCCGATGCCGCCGGCGGCAACGCCGCCGTGGCCGAGGTTGGCATCGCTTACGCCCGCAAGCAGGCCCAGGATCTGCTGCGCCGGGGCGCGCCGGGCGTGCATCTCTACACGCTCAACAAGGCCGAGGCCGTGCTCTCCATCGTCTCGGGCCTGGAATATTAGTCGGGACACCGTCGGGGGCAGAGAGAAGAACCATATTGAAGCCGTTCCCGTTGCGGGTTTCCAAAGGGCGGCAGCCCTTTGGCCGCCGGAGGCTTCTCCCCCTGAACATCTCGCAACGCATTGACGACAATTTTCGCCGCGCTTCCTGTCGGGATGCGCTCGGTTGCGGAGTGCGGCACACACGCAGATTGCCTTACGGAGGATCGTATGGGCGGGGGCGAGTTGGTTGTGGCAGTGGCCGGCGCCACGGGCGCCGTTGGCCGTGAAATGCTCAAGACGCTGGAAGGTCGCGCTTTCCCGGCAACGACCGTGAAAGCCTTGGCGTCCTCGCGCTCGGCCGGCACTACCGTGCCGTTTGCCGGCGGGGAGCTCATCGTCGAGGAAATGACCGAGAAATCCTTTGAAGGCGTCGACATCGCGCTGTTTTCCGCCGGCGGCTCCACCTCGAAACAGTTCGCTCCGTTCGCGGTCAAGTCCGGTTGCGTGGTCATCGACAATTCCAGCGCCTGGCGCATGGACCCCGAGGTGCCGCTGGTGGTGCCCGAGGTCAATCCCGAGGACGTGGACTGGCACAAGGGCATCATCGCCAATCCCAACTGTTCGACCATCCAGATGGTGGTGGCGCTCAAGCCCCTGCACGACGTGGGGAAAATCAAGCGCGTCATTGTTTCCACCTATCAGGCCGTGTCCGGCACTGGCCAGAAGGCCATTGCCGAGCTGGAAACGCAGGTGCGCCAGCTGTTCAACAGCCAGGAACCGGACGTGAAGGTGTATCCGCACCAGATCGCGTTTAACTGTCTGCCCCAGATCGACGTCTTCTCCGATGGTGACTACACCTTCGAAGAGATCAAGATGATCAAAGAGACCAACAAGATCATGGGTGACGACTCCATCAAGGTGACGGCCACCACTGTGCGCGTGCCGGTTTTCTACGGCCACAGCGAGTCGGTCAACATCGAGACGGAAAAAAAGATCACGGCCAAGGAAGCCCGGGCCATCCTGTCCCAGGCTCCGGGCGTCGTGGTCTACGACAACCCGGCCGAGAAGATCTATCCCATGCCGCTGATGGCCGGCGGCGAAGACCCGGTCTTCGTCGGACGCATCCGCGAGGACAACACCATCGAAAACGGCCTGCACCTGTGGATCGTGGCCGATAACATCCGCAAGGGCGCGGCGCTCAACGCCGTGCAGATCGCTGAACTGCTCATGGAACGCGGCCAGGTGCGCGTTTAGGCGGGGAGAGGGAAGAGAAGATGCCTCCGGCGGCCAGGAGAGGCTCTGCCTCTCCTGGACCTCTCCGCCGGGGGCCTGAGGCCCCCGGACCCCCCAATTGGGTAGAAGGGGAGCGTTGGTGCGGACCATGGAAAATGGCGCCGCGACAACGCGCGAATGGTGCTTGCTAAGGCCTCGGAAGCGGGGCAAACGGGGGAAACGGCCGAGCGTCGTTTCCCCCATTTTGCATAGAAGGAGTGTCCCATGCCTGAGATTGCTGACGCCCAAACGTATTTGGAACGCCTGCTGGCCGCGCCGCGCCCCGGGGGCGAGGGCGTGCTGGCGTTTTACGACCACCGTATCGGCGTCATCGGCAAGGACCCGCGACTCATGCTCATGCCGCTGGAC is from Solidesulfovibrio magneticus RS-1 and encodes:
- a CDS encoding (deoxy)nucleoside triphosphate pyrophosphohydrolase, yielding MSGAAKVVEVVAAVIWKDGRYLGVKRPEGKAMAGAYEFPGGKIEPGETPEKALDRELCEELGIRPVTIAFFREKAHAYQHLSVRLHFFHVRAYDGEPLPLEGQDMEWLTPEQGRTRPFLEADRDIVDALVAETA
- the leuB gene encoding 3-isopropylmalate dehydrogenase, with translation MRYNICVMPGDGIGPEIVAEAVKVLDVVGKKFGLEFAYTQALIGGAAIDAVGVPLPDETVAACKAADAVLLGAVGGPKWDEIDPAIRPEKGLLGIRKALGLFANLRPAKLFPELAAACCLRPDIVGQGLDVMVIRELTGGAYFGEPRGIEKRGDEEVGFNTMVYAEHEVRRIAKVGFETARKRGKKLCSVDKANVLDVSRLWRKVVLEVAKDYPDVELSHMYVDNAAMQLVRAPSQFDVIVTENLFGDILSDEAAVITGSIGMLPSASLGAANPGLYEPIHGSAPDIAGQDKANPLATILSVAMMLKHSFDQPAAAEAIEAACAKVLADGYRTGDIMEPGKTLVGCKAMGQLVVERLG
- a CDS encoding ABC-F family ATP-binding cassette domain-containing protein, translated to MAKVSLQNISKAYAGRDLFREFSLEIPGGTRLAVVGQNGAGKSTLLKLIAGVSEPDSGRMVLSTGARLGYVAQEMDASDLGMSLLAWVMAALPSWKEFWQRYDAAVAAGDEAAMTALAHEQASLEHALGYNPEHRAKTILSGLGFEEKHMAGPLSGLSGGWRERAKLARVLTAGADVLLLDEPTNHLDLEAVAWLEAFLTAFEGVLIFVAHDRVFLDRVATHTLFLGETKPIWRPGSFSQFLAWREEMEKQWERQAAAIDNKIKQHNVFIDRFRYKSSKARQAQSKLKNVEKLNKEIESLRGDRPDVRGRTLDFSLPEPERCDKTVCAAADLAYHWPDRAPLWPPLTFQLFRGQKVALVGHNGAGKTTLLKLIVGVNKPNDGRLVLGTGVKLGYFSQHQTEILNTEGTVMSEMRRMAGPKATHLECCSTLGLFLLGEDYWDRRVFELSGGEKSRLVLAGLFSARANFLVLDEPTNHLDLESREALVRALAEYSGTILMVAHDRYLLREAAAEVWSVGAEGLVVYEEGYAAYEAARLAEAAAASKAEGAGAAEDNAQSAPKLSRQEDKERKRRVAELRNALYRDIKPKREAFEKLEAELETLLAKQSEVEAVMADPETYAQRELFSKLSKEYSDLSREAEDLLARMAVMEEEIADLEARRAALVEDV
- the metF gene encoding methylenetetrahydrofolate reductase [NAD(P)H] translates to MRIRELMEARRPFVSLEFFPPKEREAWDGFFGVVEKLIPVRPLFVSVTYGAGGSTHAHTLEIVSRLKTAYGLEPMAHLTCVGASKDKIRGFLGALAQAGVDNVLALRGDPPKGQETFVPDSEDFQHASDLVAFIRAEYPNLCLGVAGYPECHPEAVSPQEDLEHLRHKLALGGSFAVTQLFFDNDRYFDFVARARAAGIDAPMVPGVLPVLSLASIKRFAALCGASLPPAYMAELEAADAAGGNAAVAEVGIAYARKQAQDLLRRGAPGVHLYTLNKAEAVLSIVSGLEY
- a CDS encoding aspartate-semialdehyde dehydrogenase, with product MGGGELVVAVAGATGAVGREMLKTLEGRAFPATTVKALASSRSAGTTVPFAGGELIVEEMTEKSFEGVDIALFSAGGSTSKQFAPFAVKSGCVVIDNSSAWRMDPEVPLVVPEVNPEDVDWHKGIIANPNCSTIQMVVALKPLHDVGKIKRVIVSTYQAVSGTGQKAIAELETQVRQLFNSQEPDVKVYPHQIAFNCLPQIDVFSDGDYTFEEIKMIKETNKIMGDDSIKVTATTVRVPVFYGHSESVNIETEKKITAKEARAILSQAPGVVVYDNPAEKIYPMPLMAGGEDPVFVGRIREDNTIENGLHLWIVADNIRKGAALNAVQIAELLMERGQVRV